The nucleotide sequence gagtgtttgggtttctagtcttatatttctttacggagggagtacgtactaaTACATAAGGATCTTTTCAACAGCTAGCATTGGGTTTCTAGTCTTTTATTCCTCTCTGTTTCCTAGGATGCCACTGCCTCGCCATATAAACCCGGCCATAAACCCAGCTTCTTCTACGTCCAGGCAGAGATCTCTGGGAAGCAATGTCGAAAGATGAAGATATGTTATGCCTTGTTTTACACTGTCACAAGCAAACCTGCAAATCTGAATTTGGACTCCCTTGCTATTTTGGAATTTCCATTCTAGCATCTGTGCTGCAATAGTGTATTTATTTTTAGCATCAAATATGGCATAAGTGACTACAATCATTACATTGCTGATCATAAGTGACTACAACCATTATATTGCTGAAGTACCATCAACTATGCATGACAAACAAGACGGCTGAGGTCTTCCGCTTCTCGATCCACCGTGGCGACGCCGGCCTCCAGCCGTGCGAGCACGCGTTCGTCGTGGAGCAGCTCCGCGGTGAAGACGTTCTTCCAGCCGGCGCACCACGCCGTGGCCTCCCCCGACGACGGCCTCGCGGACTGCAGCCAGTGGCGCAGCGCGCTCTCCCATTTGCCAAAAAACTCTTGTTCTAGGATCGACACCACGTCCTCGGTGCGCACGAGAGGCGTCCACGACATCACCTCGCAGAACTTAGTGTCGCGCTGCTTTGGTGGTGTGATCTTCAGCTGTTGCAGCCATCGTGTGAGCTTAGGCAAGATGTGACGCCGGGAGAAGAtctcccaatgcgtcgggcccaagtAGTCTTTCCATGGGGAGATGACGTCGTAGCAGCCGCCGCTGATCTTGCTCTCCACGGTGCCGTAGAGGCTCTCCGGCAAGTGTCCGATCAAGGGGATCCACGGGCGTAACCAATGGTCGCAGCCTGGGCTCCACAACGGCTCCCACTCTCGCGCTTTCACGGCGATCCTCGGCGTGAGGACCCGCTCGACGATGTGCTGCACGGCCGGAGTAGGCAGCGCGGCCCTCCACGCCCCTGGTGCGCGCTTCTTCCCCCGGAGCACCTCCTCGGACTTGACGATCGCCGCCAGCGCCTCCGCCGTCTCCACGCTGTCGTCGCCTTGAAGCTTCACGTCGCGCAGCAGTGCGAGGGTCTTCTCGTAGCACTCCCGTTCGAGGCCCAGGGCCCGTGAGACGGCCGCCGACTCGTGCCACTCGTcttggggcggcggcgacggcgccggcgcGCCATGCAGGCCGTTCTTGTACGTCGTCTCGGAGTGGCCGATGCCGGCGGTTGAGCAATGCCGGATGGGCTTTATAGGGGCGATGATGCCCTGGCCGCGCGCGCCGAGGCCCGAGCCTTGCTTGTAGTTCcacagccgcatcatcttggccaCCGGCGCGGTGGTGCGCGCGAGGCTGCCCGGCATCTTCAACGGGTACGACGGCTCGTCGTCCTCGTCGAGCAGCGCCGCGGTGAAGCTGCGCTTCAGTAGCGCCATGCCGCCGATCGACGTTGGCAGGCGATCGAGGACCAAACAGGGAACGTCGCTGCTGCTTGGAAGTTGGAACCGGCCGGCGTGCTGTTCCTTGTGCTGATCGATGCGTATGCTATGAGAGTCATTATATAACTACTAGGCAGGCTGTTACTAGGAGTAGAAGCTAATCAATCGACTCCGTTTTGGAGACGAGCCCTTGAATGTGTGTGTGATTTAGggaggattttttttctggaaCACGTCACTTAGCCAACATTATCTATACTAATTAACTGAGGGTCCGTTGCCAGTGGGTGATTAGCCAACTAACATTTTCAAACATTTGAGTCTGATGActactttttcatacacattgtaattTTCGGTATATATCAGGAACATCTTTTAAATACATGTTTAATATATTTTGAAATATATGATTAACATGATTTTATACactatcaacattttttaaaatttatgctTTTATGTTCAAATTTTTTAATATATGTTCTTCATTTTTCATTTACATGAGGACATTTtttgtacacatttaacattttttaaatagatgattatcattttaaaaaatatttgtgtttGATGACTAGTTTTTCATACATTTTGCACATTTTTGgtatatatcaggaacattttttaatacatgtttaacattttttaaatatatgattaacattgTTTTATACACAATCACCATTTTTAAAATTTATGTTCTTTGCACATTTCTGGTTTCTTTTTTTTcgagaaactttcaatctattcattctCAATCATGGCAATACAAAGAACACGAGAGGTAATAAGAATTACAACCAGGTCagtggaccacctagcgacgactacaagcactggagtgaGCCGAAGGCGCGCTGCTGTCATCGCCCCTCTCTCGCAAGGAGCCGGGTAAACTTTGATGTAGTAGACGGTCTATTAGTCATCGTGCTAATGTCCATCAGACCAGCGCACCAGAGCAATAACCAGCCTCGATGAAGAAGTCATAGATTGGAAGAGGCAAACCTGTAAACACCCATAAGAAGACGAATGAAGATCGGATCCAAACAAATATGCCGAAGACCAGCACCaaccgaatcccgcgagatctgACAAAGACACACCTCGATACGCCCTCCAACTGAATCCATAGGACAAGGACAGAAcatgggagacattattcctatTGAGAGACATCGCTACCGCCACACTGAACTAACAAAAACGAGTAAGAGGTCCCTCCCGCCggcggggggaggaggaggaaagccTTTTCTTGTGAGGGAGGAAAGAAAAGTTGTTGTAATCGTAAGCAAATAATATGGTTTTGAACTCTAAAAGTTCATCACTTATGCAGGTTATCTATGGGTCTATACACTGGCTCAGTTCTTGATCTTCTCTACGACGAGTGAAACATCAACCATTGTTTCTCTTGTGTATATGGTTATGGAGCAGATGGCCATGGATGTTTTTACCCCTTGTGGGTGGTGGCATGGTGTACATATAGGCCATCCACCCTCCACCCTCCCTGCTCCCTGCCTTTGCCTAGTTTTGCTTACAATTTTTTTCGAATAGTGGTAAAAGATTTGCCTCATTGATTTATTAAGAATAAGATAATTGTGCAGTTAATTAATGAAAAATCAGACAAAAACTAAGTTTCGGTCTACTATGACTTTGTTGTGACCGGCGTTTAATTTTTCTTTCTCACGTGCATGATTGATGTTGCTTGTGTGCTTCCTAATCATGCAGAGGCCGGATGTGCTTATTATTTGTATATCCTTGATGCTACAATTTAATTTGTAATACACCTTGTATCGAAAAATATGGTTTGTCATTCACGTTGAAACAGTACTGCAGCCTTGTATGAAGGTGAAGTTGCATCATGATTCGGGACAGTCCACAGagatctttttttttttttttttttttgcgggggtttGTGAGATCTTTTCGACTGTTGGTGGAGATCTTCTGTTTCTTGTCAAAAACTACAAGGTTTCCTTTTATAGAGAAACTTTCCTTGATCTCACTTGTGGAACGATGTACTGATCAGAGGATAAATCACAATCAAACAATGTAAAGAAAGCAGATACTTTCAATATTACCCCTCAAAAAAGCAGATACTTTTTCAATGAAAAATCCATACTTCGTTTCCTAATCATTTGACACCGAACCAATTACAATTATCCCCACACATCATATTTGCTACGCGTCTGAATAAACTCCAAAAATACAATTTTTTTCTTCATTGTAAAACAAAGCCAGCTAATAGGTAGAGTAAATAATTTCCTTTTAATCTCCTTGATTAAAAT is from Triticum aestivum cultivar Chinese Spring chromosome 1B, IWGSC CS RefSeq v2.1, whole genome shotgun sequence and encodes:
- the LOC123088412 gene encoding septin and tuftelin-interacting protein 1 homolog 1-like; translation: MALLKRSFTAALLDEDDEPSYPLKMPGSLARTTAPVAKMMRLWNYKQGSGLGARGQGIIAPIKPIRHCSTAGIGHSETTYKNGLHGAPAPSPPPQDEWHESAAVSRALGLERECYEKTLALLRDVKLQGDDSVETAEALAAIVKSEEVLRGKKRAPGAWRAALPTPAVQHIVERVLTPRIAVKAREWEPLWSPGCDHWLRPWIPLIGHLPESLYGTVESKISGGCYDVISPWKDYLGPTHWEIFSRRHILPKLTRWLQQLKITPPKQRDTKFCEVMSWTPLVRTEDVVSILEQEFFGKWESALRHWLQSARPSSGEATAWCAGWKNVFTAELLHDERVLARLEAGVATVDREAEDLSRLVCHA